A window of the Thunnus albacares chromosome 15, fThuAlb1.1, whole genome shotgun sequence genome harbors these coding sequences:
- the LOC122998161 gene encoding serine/threonine-protein kinase PAK 2-like, protein MCDSGVCEDKPPAPPVRMSSQGGAKDPQSANHSSRPLPSVPEERKSRNKIISMFASEKGGRKKDRDKDRPEISSPSDFEHTIHVGFDAVTGEFTGMPEQWARLLQTSNISKSEQKQNPQAVLDILKFYDSTSGKQKYLSLSASDKDSQSPGKQGTTTSPSGGKDGDDDDDDDTPPPVVAPRPEHTKSVYTRSVIDPLPAPEGDAASKAADKQKKKGGKMTDEEIMEKLRTIVSIGDPKKKYTRYEKIGQGASGTVYTAIDVATGQEVAIKQINLQKQPKKELIINEILVMKELKNPNIVNFVDSFLVGDELFVVMEYLAGGSLTDVVTETCMDEAQIAAVCREVLQALEFLHANQVIHRDIKSDNVLLGMDGSVKLTDFGFCAQITPEQSKRSTMVGTPYWMAPEVVTRKAYGPKVDIWSLGIMAIEMVEGEPPYLNENPLRALYLIATNGTPELQSPEKLSPVFRSFLSRCLEMDVEKRGSGRELLQHPFLKLAKPLSSLTPLILAAKEAMRSNR, encoded by the exons atgtgtgacAGCGGAGTGTGTGAGGACAAGCCCCCCGCCCCCCCTGTCAGGATGAGCAGCCAAGGAGGAGCCAAGGACCCccagtcagccaatcacagctctCGGCCGCTGCCGTCTGTACCGGAGGAGAGAAAGTCGAGAAACAAGATCATATCCATGTTTGCCTCTGAGAAAG GAGGCAGGAAGAAAGATCGGGATAAGGACAGGCCTGAGATCTCCTCCCCTTCGGACTTTGAACACACCATCCATGTGGGCTTTGATGCTGTCACTGGAGAGTTCACT gGCATGCCAGAGCAGTGGGCCCGTCTCCTTCAAACCTCTAACATCAGTAAatcagagcagaaacagaatcCTCAGGCCGTCCTCGACATTCTCAAGTTCTACGATTCCACCAGTGGAAAACAGAAATACCTCAGTCTTTCCGCCTCGG ATAAAGACTCGCAGTCG CCAGGCAAGCAGGGTACCACAACCTCCCCGTCAGGCGGCAAGGATGGCGACGATGATGACGATGACGATACACCACCCCCAGTTGTGGCACCGCGGCCAGAACACACAAAATCA GTGTACACGAGGTCGGTGATAGACCCACTTCCAGCTCCAGAGGGAGACGCAGCCTCCAAGGCAGCTgacaaacagaagaagaaggggggCAAGATGACTGATGAGGAAATCATGGAGAAGCTCA GAACGATTGTCAGTATTGGAGATCCTAAGAAGAAATATACTCGCTATGAGAAGATCGGCCAGGG gGCATCTGGAACAGTTTACACAGCTATAGATGTTGCGACAGGACAAGAG GTGGCCATCAAACAGATCAACTTGCAGAAGCAGCCAAAGAAAGAGCTAATCATCAACGAGATCCTGGTCATGAAGGAGCTGAAGAACCCCAACATTGTCAATTTCGTAGACAG tttccttgTAGGAGATGAGCTTTTTGTGGTGATGGAGTATCTGGCTGGTGGTTCCCTAACTGATGTTGTGACGGAGACGTGCATGGACGAAGCTCAGATCGCCGCCGTGTGCAGAGAG GTCCTCCAGGCTCTGGAGTTTCTTCATGCCAACCAGGTCATCCATAGAGACATCAAGAGTGACAATGTACTGCTGGGGATGGACGGATCAGTCAAACTCA CTGACTTTGGCTTCTGTGCCCAGATCACACCAGAGCAGAGTAAACGCAGCACCATGGTGGGGACTCCGTACTGGATGGCTCCAGAAGTGGTGACCAGGAAAGCCTACGGACCCAAAGTGGACATTTGGTCTCTGGGGATTATGGCCATAGAGATGGTGGAGGGAGAGCCTCCATATCTCAACGAGAACCCTCTCAGG GCTTTGTATTTAATTGCCACCAACGGGACTCCTGAGCTGCAGAGTCCAGAGAAGCTGTCTCCTGTCTTCAGATCCTTCCTGTCCCGCTGTCTGGAGATGGACGTGGAGAAACGAGGATCGGGCCGAGAACTGCTGCAG CATCCtttcctgaagctggccaagCCTCTGTCCAGTCTTACCCCCCTCATCCTGGCAGCCAAGGAGGCCATGAGGAGCAACCGCTAA